From one Variovorax sp. PBL-H6 genomic stretch:
- a CDS encoding alpha/beta hydrolase produces the protein MLHPQAQAFIDLLIERNVPPTHTLAPADARKFYRERRAVTQPEPGEVAEVRELNAPGPRGAIPLRYYRPLGSEAGTVLPVLVYYHGGGWTIGDLDTHDTLCRELCNLSGCAVVAVDYRMGPEHRFPAAVDDALAATYWVRAQAATLGIDASRLAVGGDSAGGNLAAVVAIAARDAGDLPIAFQLLIYPATDMRCVHASHTSNGQGFVLTSDSIRYFHDHYIDDPRHDLDWRASPLLHPDLSRLPPALVLTAGYDPLRDEGLDYARALTAAGNRAAYVCFEREIHGFITMGRLIDEANAAVSMCAAELRRALGGKPAN, from the coding sequence ATGCTGCACCCCCAAGCCCAGGCCTTCATCGATCTGCTCATCGAGCGCAATGTGCCGCCCACCCATACGCTGGCGCCGGCGGACGCCCGCAAGTTCTACCGGGAGCGCCGGGCGGTCACGCAGCCTGAGCCCGGTGAGGTTGCCGAGGTGCGCGAGTTGAATGCGCCGGGTCCGCGGGGGGCGATCCCCTTGCGCTACTACCGTCCGCTCGGCAGCGAGGCTGGGACTGTGCTGCCGGTGCTGGTGTACTACCACGGCGGCGGCTGGACGATCGGTGATCTCGACACGCACGACACGCTGTGCCGCGAGCTCTGCAATCTCTCGGGCTGCGCCGTGGTGGCAGTCGACTACCGCATGGGCCCGGAGCATCGCTTTCCCGCAGCGGTCGACGATGCGCTGGCCGCCACCTATTGGGTTCGCGCGCAGGCAGCGACGCTCGGCATCGACGCGAGCCGACTCGCGGTCGGCGGCGACAGCGCCGGAGGCAACCTCGCTGCCGTGGTCGCGATCGCGGCGCGCGATGCCGGCGACCTGCCCATCGCCTTCCAGCTGCTGATCTATCCCGCCACCGACATGCGCTGCGTGCATGCCTCGCACACCAGCAATGGCCAGGGCTTCGTGTTGACGAGCGACAGCATCCGCTACTTCCACGACCACTACATCGACGACCCGCGGCACGACCTCGACTGGCGCGCCTCGCCGCTGCTGCACCCCGATCTGTCGCGCCTGCCGCCGGCGCTGGTGCTGACGGCCGGGTACGACCCGCTGCGCGACGAGGGCCTGGACTATGCGCGAGCGCTGACCGCAGCCGGCAACCGTGCGGCGTACGTCTGCTTCGAGCGAGAGATCCATGGCTTCATCACCATGGGCCGGCTGATCGACGAGGCGAACGCGGCGGTGTCGATGTGCGCGGCCGAGCTGCGGCGGGCGCTTGGAGGAAAGCCCGCCAATTGA